The window GTTGACAGAATATTTAAACACGCAAAAGcgatgtaaatttttttttctcattttattatatgcaCTAAACCCTATATGCAAGCAATATGAGATACGAAATCAGAGCACTATCGTGACACcatagttaaaatgacaacctaGGCTAGCAATCTGTGATACATAGGGAAGCAATATGCGGTATATAGGCAAACAACCTGGCATATGATTCTAAGCTATATGTGATACGAAATCAAAGATGATCAAGCAATCTACGATACATAGGCAAGCATGCTAAGATTGAATCTACACCTAAATCTAAGGGTTCTTCTCATTGGTggtacattttcattttaaaagtgGTTATCATCTTAATATAATCCTTCATAGAtctctataatttatttttagttttgttgaTTTCCATTATCTAAATAAAACTCTCATCATGTAAAATTTATTGCGCTTACTGTTTGCCGAAATACCCAACAAAAAATTGTGTGGTGAGAAGAGCTCTAAATGTTTGATTAAATCCCACACGATGTCATGACCGGGAAGTTGTATTTAAGGAATAAGAAATATCCCATTTCTTGATGCCAAATATCCCACATAgatcttaatattttatttttaaattttgttgatttccATTATCTAAATAATACTCATGGTATATTGCTCTTCAACTGGTTGCCGAAATACCCAACAAAAAATTGCTCTAAATGTTTGATTAAATCTCACATGATTACGTGACCGGAAAGTTGTATTTCGGGAATAAGAAATATCCACATGATGCCAGATTCTCTAGTATCTTTCTACAGACAAGttagtttctattttatacAAAATGTGAACAGGTACAAGGTATTTCGTATTTTCGTTGGGGACAATATGTCGAGTGGTTACCGTGCTAACTCGCATAGAAGCATGGGAGGGAAACCACACATCTGCTACTTCTGTTCGACAAAGTGTCCAACACTCTGCATGTGCGCCCGTTGTGAACAGATCCAAGGAATTCAGTGAAGCAATAGATCGAACAGGTTGAGGTCATTCCTTCAGTTAgtgttttttgaaaatattttatcgaAAATTGAATTAGATATTGTGTAggaatattgattttataacaATATAAAGTCATTCCATATTACCGGCGTCTAAGTCAGATTCTGTGGGAGCTCCGTTCGGTTTACAGAAATCCCATGAGGTTATTCCTTGCTATctcaaatttcacattttgcttcaattatcaatgaaaaaattcaatgtTGTGTGTGGAAGAATGTGTTTCAGGAATTGTTATAGcttggttttgattttttgtaaaaatcataaacattGACTTGTGTTTCAGATTTCCGACAATTGATAACTCCAGGAATATAGTGTCGACCGCCATTCACGCAAGCATTGCAAATCCCACACACGATCAAAGTTCGTGATTTTTATAACCCAGTTTTAAGTTGATGGGAAAATCCAGAGTCCCGCCTTAGTTTATGATATTAGCTCCTAGTATCcctatactatattttactccctccattcatGATTTAAGAGCTCttttgactcggcacgagttttaagaaattactctctccgtgTCATTCAAGATGACCACCTTCAATGCAAAGAGGATGGGAAATTGATGCAGCCTGCAGAGGAAGAAGATGGTGAATATGAGTTTATATTCATAGATGGATTTGGTTGGCGAAGTGTTGTAATGGGATATGGAAGTGGATTCGTAGTTGGGATTGGAATTGGTTACATGATTAttagaaatggaaatggaaggCCAATATGGTTAGTGGAATTCTTTTTTGGCATTGGACATAAATATAAGACGAAGAAGAGACACAACAGAGCTACACCAACACGTAGGGGAACTTGATTGAAGACCAAAGAGATAATTGTGTGCTTTTCTAGTGTTTAATTTGGAACTCTTGCTTGTGTTGTGTcgattttctttttaactttttcttcatttttaatttgtgtgtttAAGTTGTGTTTACTATTTCGTTATACATTTCtaaatttatgcaaatatCATGATATTCCGTTAGATCGAGTCGTGTAGCAAAAGTTATGGCCTTATGTTTAGAATACAAACTTGgctcatttatatttttccatgACCActctaattttcgaaaatccccaAAATATTAGTATCAGGTAATTTGGccccaaataaaataattttcccAGTGGGAGTATTTTCTTaaccaaatatttttcaatacccaaaataattaatgactTGAACCGACAAGTCAAAAAGGTTAGGACACCACTCGCTTCACAacacaattttgaaaaaatttcacCACTTGAGTTAGAAAAAGATTCCTCTTCTAAAAAGTAGccagtttattttatttagccCCAATCACACTCCAAGAAAGTTAATACATCAGatcatgaataaatattatttttttaattcggTACACATTTAAGAAATGCAATGAAGGGTTTAGGAAATGCAATGAAGTGAGtataaacaataaattgatattttcgCTCCTTGAACGGAGACtgtattagtaatattttgctAATTCGTTGCAATAATCAAACTCACGGTTAAAATGcagaatattaattaaaaatgactaTACATATTCTATTTTCTACGAGTATTTTGTTGCAGCAAATAATCTCACGGTATATGGGCTgaagattaatttaaaaacactAAGTCAAAAGTTTCgctaattttcaaataataagaCTAAAGCTGGTTTCACTCAGTGGCAGATCTAGACTTTTTGAATTGAGGGTACGAacataatagtactaaaaaaggaagaaaaaaaactatatcttaaatctttaaatataaaaactatatactatgtaaaatggaaagtttcaCTAAACAAGACTTGTTAATAGTCTTTGTACCTTTCTGCCTTAGCCCCAATCACACTCCACAATTAAGTTTGATTGCAGAACCTTGACTCATTTTTACAATGGGACTTGACtgggaaaatataatatggtTACACTATTACTTAACTGAAACAGCCCAAAGATTTAATAAAACTGGCCCAAGAACTTTTATTTCCAgcctaactaattaaaatccCAGCCCATCTTATTCctccaatttaattagtagCCCAAAAAGAGCCCAAAGTGATATGAAAAAAAGAGGCCTAactcaaaaaatcaaaagaaaaaaaaaagtccaacaaaaaagtactcccttccTTCAATATCGGTACTCGCTcgctcctctctctctttctctttctctctctctcccaccCTTCACAACCGAAACCACTCCGATTGAATGAAAACGATATAAATTCTTTTAAATATCcttatttttgtctttttttaatgtattaaaatatctttatgtatatttttgcgCCGCCTACGTAGAATTTCTGGCTACATCCCTCCCGCTCCCAacgaaaaaatattaaattgccCAATGCAGTCCAACTAATATTTGGTGTTAttccaaatataaatttcaagATTAATCCTCAGATTTAAATACGTTGATTAttacttactccctccgtccacgaaaattcgtcccagtttgaccgggcacgggttttaagaaatgtaattgagagtgagttgaaaaagttagtggattgtgggtcctacttttatatattagttttataataaaatgtgagtaggaatgagttagtggaatatgaggtttactaccaaaaatggtaaaagtgaaatgggacaaattttggtggacggacggaaatggaaaaatgggacaaattttcggGACAGAGGGATGtatattactttaattaatttccacAAGAAGCAATTATTTCtctcaacaaaaaaatcacactaCACAAGTATGACTATTTTATCAACGTACGCACTTTCCTTCGCACAATTAACAATAATTAGTCCCTTGGTGTTATGCCAAGTACTACAATAATTCATCATCACATCCACTTGATTACTTACACAAGGTTCGTATTTCGCTAGGTTCATAAAGAACTAAAATAACTCATCATGctccaaaaatattatttgtgcaaatctcaaaatatttaattacttgcTTCGcgagaaattaaatattattttcagaaAATTCCTTTAACTAATCACCATATCGCGTTCataaaaagttttaatatccaaaaattgCAGATGTCACAGTATAGGACCAAAAAATGTATTTAGGCAAATGTACGCGACCAATTTTGAACTTTAGCCCTCATGTGATcttaatataaatgtaatataggaataaatcacaaatttgaATCATTGTTTGTAAACAACTTTTAGTCATATCGCCAATAAAAAAGCTTGACTATTACATGGAAAAGAATATGTGATTCACATTTATGTTTCCCATTCAATCATTTCTCTTCAAAAAGTTGTTTTCCTCTTATCATCTTCTAACCATTCAACACGCCAAACTCTGCCGTGTTTATTAATcgtaactttttatttttgtttattgtttttactcTTTATTGCTGctgaaatataatattttaattttgtgtaaaaGGGCATCTCATAGTTTGCATATAAATAGGCAAATAAAGCAGAATAGTAGACAAAAAACATCAGCCATGATTGCAGGGACATTGGAACTGTTCCATTTCACTGCATTGTTGAATCTCACCACTTTCAACCTCAAAGGGAATGCTCTCAACGGCTCCATACCAGCTGCTCTTGGCAACCTCACAGGCCTCACTCTCTTGGTGAAATCCCATATCAGATTGGCAATCTGAGGAAGGTGCGCTTCTTGGATTTGGGCTTAAATCACTTTAAATCTCCTGACTGGTCTAGATTTCCCACATTCCCTTTCCTCACTCACCTTAATCTTTGTTTCAATAAACTCAACTTGGAATTCCCACACTTCATCACCACATGTCTCAACCTTACTTTCCTTGATTTGTCTGAAAACAACTTCACAGGCCAAATTCATGAATCATTGTTCACCAATTTGGTCAAACTTGAATATCTTAACCTCACCAACAACAGGTTACAAGGCCCCCTGTCACCAAATATCACTAACCTCTCCAAGTTGAAGGATCTTCGCCTCACCGACAACTTCTTCTCTGGCAAAATTCTTGATTCAGTAAGCCTTATTCCAAACCTGCAACTTCTGGAGCTGTACAAGAATTCATTTATAGGAGAAATCCCTCCTTCTATAGGCCTACTCACGAATCTCCGAACTCTAGACCTTCGAATGAACAAATTCAATTCTTCCATTCCCCGAGAGCTCGGCCTGTGTAACAAGTTGATCTACTTGGGTTTGTCCGGTAACTCACTCTCGGGGCCATTGCCGCCATCCTTATCAAATCTGGGCAATCTCTCTGATTTGAGATTATCTGAGAATAGCCTGACTGGTGAAATATTGACCTCTTTCATCACGAGTTGGAGAAAACTAAACACAATAATAATTGGAGACAATGAATTCAGTGGGAAACTTCCATCAGAAATAGGCTTGCTCACAAACCTCGAGTATCTGTATCTCTATAATAACTCGTTTTCAGGAAGCATCCCCCCAGAGATAGGAAACCTACAAAATTTGAAGATGCTGGACCTTTCTATCAATAACTTTTCAGGTGAATTTCACATGCAatgtagtattaatttgaaaagttagtggaatgtgggacccatttttttatattggttttataataaaatgtgagtgaattgagttagtggaatgtgggacctacttactatttatggtaaaaatgaagtgtgactcttaattggggacggaccgaaatggaaaagtgtgactcttaatgggggacggagggagtatatgctTATTTAACTTTAATTGTAGGTCCAATACCAATACCATCCATCATTGGAAATCTTTCAAATTTGCTGGTCTTGCAGCTCccttccaacaaattaaatggtgaGCTCCCATTCTCCTCTGCAACTTGACATTCATTAAATAATCTTATTGGGCATTTTTATAACTCTCAGAATACATAGCATCatatgtcatttttataatagttTTTGTTATAATAATTTCCTATATGCAAGCTAGGCAGATTGGACTTGAATTTCATTACTCTGGATATTAACACGAATAATCTAGATATATTAGTACACAGACATTGAAAAGTTCATACATTAGGGTGAATAGTGATAGACTAAAGTTCAATTTTGGTCCCTTTATATTtgttctaaaattatttttggtatcaTACATTAAGTTTGTGACCTTTTGGTCCCTAACAAATGATGCTAACTTTAACATTCTGATTTTACGGGAGTAATTTCATGAAAGATTGGTCACCTTGACAACTGACATTTAGATTTTGTGTGGTAAAATGTTAATATCTAACGCAGATAACCGCCATATTGTtacaataaatttgatttatatccttcttttatcattcaaataaattgtttgaagGTCCAATTCCATCTACAATCGGAAATCTTTCAAATCTGATGGGCTTGTATCTCtcttccaacaaattaaatggtgaGCTCCCATCCTCCATCTGCAACTTGTCGCAGTTGTATTATCTTCTTCTCTCAAACAACACTTTGGAAGGAAGATTGCCACAGTGCTTTGGGAACTTCAGCGGATCTTTGACCATCTTTCATCTAAACCAAAATCAATTTAGTGGCCTCATTCCATCTACCTTTACTAAGAATTGTAGTCTTTTGTCCATCAATTTGGGTAATAACAAATTCAACGGACGATTACCTAATTCCTTAGTAAATTGCCGAAGTCTAAGGGGTCTTGACGTTGGAAATAATAGAATACAAGATGAATTTCCCTTTTGGATGGAAGGCCTTCCCAAGCTTAAAGTGCTAGTGTTGAAGTCTAACAAGTTTGATGGCAACTTATCACTTCCTTCACCAATGAAACCTCCATTTCCTATGTTACAAGTTCTAGATATATCCCATAATGCATTTGTAGGCTCTCTACCTGAAAGATATTTCAAGAATTTCAGAGCAATGATAGAGAAAAAGCaaagagaggaaaaatatGACGACGACAATGGCTATTATCTAAGTTTTGTGGATATGATAGTCACATTGAAAGGTCAGGATCAGTTGTTGAATATGCTACTTGATACCTTCACAACAATTGATCTGTCCTCCAATAGATTTTCTGGTCGTATTCCACATTCCATAGGTAATCTTAAGattctcaaatatttgaaCCTATCACACAATAGTCTCGCAGGACATATACCTTCAACTCTTGGAAACTTGAGTGATCTTGAATCGTTGGACTTGTCAACAAACAAACTGGATGGAGAAATTCCAAGTGAATTGACAAGGTTGACATTTCTTGCGAAATTAAACCTTTCAATGAACAATCTTGTTGGGCATATACCACAATCCAACCAGTTCTCCACATTTGACAATGATTCATATATTGGAAATTTGGGATTGTGTGGATTTCCGTTGACGAGAAAATGCAATGATGAGAATGGGCCAACAGTTCCAGCAAATGACGTCAAATTCACGTCGAAAACGTTGATTGTGTTGGAATGACTTGAATTATGGCGTCAAATTCACGTGATGCTTGCGGAACAGGTTGAGGAATCAAAGTCATTGTTGTGCTATGATGTTCGATGGACCATCGGACATCATTTAAGTTACGAAATTgtccttttatttgtttcccAGGCTTTTTTATTGTACTTTTGTTACTTCCTTCTGAATTGGTATTGTTTCAAACCACTGATAAATAATGGATTTCATTGTGTTTTCTCCATCAGATATGGAAGTCGATTAACAATTGGGATTTGAATTGTGGGATTTTCCTCTTACTTGTTTCCtctatcaatttaaaaaatggaataaaatttaaccGTTTTATAGGCAGAGTACTGAACAGTTCTTTAAGACCTTCTGCCCAAATCTTGTAGGGCAGAAAATACAAGTTGAAATTGTTTTTCAGTTAGTCGTGGACAGAAAGATTTTTCAGGTACTACACCCAAAGAGATTGTAAGCTCTAATAATCTAATATCACGGAAGCCCAAAagataaacatataatttgacccaaaataaaattttattttgtttaccAAATAATTTCTCAAGGCCTAATGATTAGAATACAAACTTGGggtcattttcttttccatgCACTATCTAATTTTACAAAGGCCCATAAGATTAGTAGACAATTTGTCCCAAAATAATTCTACTTTCAAGGTCCAAAATAGTGAATCGCATCGTCAAGTCAAAAAAAGTTTGGTTTGAATTGATTAAAGAAGCTTTCcctaatttcaaataatgagACACCAAATGCGACTTTATACTTCAAGTGGGACTTGATTACATGAGCTTCACTCGTTTTGCAGTTAACTTGACATGGAAAAGTAgccaatattttttcaaatgcaacaactattttatcattatacTTCAAATGctacaataattttatctttgaATGTATTCAAAGTAGCCAATTTTTCCTCTTAGCCCCAATCACAGTCAAGTCAGTGGATTCCATATTCTGCTATTGGTTTCTactcacaattattattaaattaatatataaaagtaagatcacattctattaactttttaccatccacttttttcaaaaagtcaaacaatttgtTAAAATGTGCACCGATA is drawn from Salvia hispanica cultivar TCC Black 2014 unplaced genomic scaffold, UniMelb_Shisp_WGS_1.0 HiC_scaffold_50, whole genome shotgun sequence and contains these coding sequences:
- the LOC125199433 gene encoding receptor-like protein 9DC3, encoding MIAGTLELFHFTALLNLTTFNLKGNALNGSIPAALGNLTGQIHESLFTNLVKLEYLNLTNNRLQGPLSPNITNLSKLKDLRLTDNFFSGKILDSVSLIPNLQLLELYKNSFIGEIPPSIGLLTNLRTLDLRMNKFNSSIPRELGLCNKLIYLGLSGNSLSGPLPPSLSNLGNLSDLRLSENSLTGEILTSFITSWRKLNTIIIGDNEFSGKLPSEIGLLTNLEYLYLYNNSFSGSIPPEIGNLQNLKMLDLSINNFSGSLPERYFKNFRAMIEKKQREEKYDDDNGYYLSFVDMIVTLKGQDQLLNMLLDTFTTIDLSSNRFSGRIPHSIGNLKILKYLNLSHNSLAGHIPSTLGNLSDLESLDLSTNKLDGEIPSELTRLTFLAKLNLSMNNLVGHIPQSNQFSTFDNDSYIGNLGLCGFPLTRKCNDENGPTVPANDVKFTSKTLIVLE